One Chromobacterium paludis genomic window carries:
- a CDS encoding gamma-glutamyl-gamma-aminobutyrate hydrolase family protein, with the protein MTQAIIGIPCDLKMIGLLPFHAVGDKYIAAAAGGAGGLPLLIPSLGDEALLRATLATLDGVLLPGSPSNVEPHHYGGAASRGGTLHDPKRDATTLPLIRMVLEAGIPLLGICRGFQEINVALGGELHQHVQEQPGLRDHREAESEDVAEMYAPSHEVTFAGGGLLEQWTGQRGARVNSLHQQGIKRLAPALDAEAHAEDGLVEAYRVRDAQAFAFAVQWHPEWRYWENPLSQAIFGAFGEACRARRARRIGE; encoded by the coding sequence ATGACGCAAGCCATCATCGGCATTCCATGCGATCTGAAAATGATCGGTCTGCTGCCCTTCCATGCGGTGGGCGACAAATACATCGCCGCCGCGGCGGGAGGCGCGGGCGGGCTGCCGCTGCTGATTCCCTCGCTGGGCGACGAGGCGCTGTTGCGCGCCACGCTGGCCACGCTGGACGGCGTGCTGTTGCCTGGCTCGCCGTCCAATGTGGAGCCGCATCATTACGGCGGCGCGGCCAGCCGAGGCGGCACCTTGCACGATCCCAAGCGCGACGCCACCACCTTGCCTTTGATCCGCATGGTGCTGGAGGCCGGCATTCCCTTGTTGGGCATCTGCCGCGGCTTCCAGGAAATCAATGTCGCGCTGGGCGGCGAGCTGCACCAGCATGTGCAGGAGCAGCCCGGCCTCCGCGACCACCGCGAGGCCGAGAGCGAAGACGTGGCCGAGATGTACGCGCCGTCGCATGAAGTCACTTTTGCGGGCGGCGGCCTGCTGGAGCAATGGACAGGCCAGCGCGGCGCGAGAGTCAACTCCTTGCATCAACAGGGCATCAAGCGTCTAGCGCCCGCGCTGGACGCCGAGGCCCATGCCGAAGACGGCCTGGTGGAGGCCTACCGCGTCCGCGACGCCCAGGCCTTCGCCTTCGCCGTGCAATGGCACCCGGAATGGCGCTACTGGGAAAACCCCTTGTCGCAGGCGATTTTCGGCGCCTTCGGCGAAGCCTGCCGCGCGCGGAGGGCGCGGCGCATCGGGGAGTAA
- the ald gene encoding alanine dehydrogenase: MLIGVPKEIKNHEYRVGLTPSGVRELVAAGHKALVQTQAGLAIGFTDEQYIQAGASIASNAEEVFERADMIVKVKEPQPVECRLLRPGQVLFTYLHLAPDPEQTKLLIESDAVAIAYETVTDERGGLPLLAPMSEVAGRMAIQAGAHALEKAQGGRGVLLGGVPGVAPAKVVVIGGGVVGLNAARMAMGTGADVTILDKSLARLKEIDMVFGGRIKTLMSNSANIDESIRDADMVIGAVLIPGAAAPKLVTRAMLKTMKPGAVLVDVAIDQGGCFETSRPTTHQDPIYMVDGIVHYCVANMPGGVARTSTQALTNATLPYTLELANKGWRQALLDNAHLRNGLNICRGRVTYQAVAQDLGYAYVDPMEAIKAAS, translated from the coding sequence ATGTTGATTGGCGTTCCGAAGGAAATCAAAAACCACGAATACCGGGTGGGCCTGACCCCGTCCGGCGTGCGCGAACTGGTGGCCGCGGGCCACAAGGCGCTGGTGCAGACCCAGGCGGGACTGGCCATCGGTTTTACTGACGAGCAGTACATTCAGGCCGGCGCCTCCATCGCTTCTAATGCGGAAGAGGTGTTCGAACGGGCGGACATGATAGTCAAGGTCAAGGAGCCGCAACCGGTGGAGTGCCGCCTGCTGCGTCCCGGGCAGGTGCTGTTCACTTACCTGCACCTGGCGCCGGACCCGGAACAGACCAAGCTCTTGATCGAATCCGACGCCGTGGCCATCGCCTATGAAACCGTCACCGACGAGCGCGGCGGCCTGCCGCTCTTGGCGCCGATGTCCGAGGTGGCCGGCCGCATGGCCATCCAGGCCGGCGCGCATGCGCTGGAAAAGGCCCAGGGCGGCCGCGGCGTGCTGCTGGGCGGCGTGCCGGGCGTGGCGCCGGCCAAGGTGGTGGTGATAGGCGGCGGCGTGGTGGGTCTCAACGCCGCGCGCATGGCCATGGGCACCGGCGCCGATGTCACGATTCTGGACAAGTCTCTGGCCCGCCTGAAGGAAATAGACATGGTGTTCGGCGGCCGCATCAAGACGCTGATGTCCAATAGCGCCAATATCGACGAGAGCATACGCGACGCCGACATGGTGATAGGCGCGGTGCTGATCCCCGGCGCGGCCGCGCCCAAGCTGGTGACGCGCGCCATGCTGAAGACCATGAAGCCGGGCGCGGTGCTGGTGGACGTGGCCATCGACCAGGGCGGCTGTTTCGAAACCAGCCGGCCCACCACCCACCAGGACCCGATCTACATGGTGGACGGCATCGTCCACTACTGCGTGGCCAATATGCCGGGCGGCGTGGCGCGCACCTCCACCCAGGCGCTGACCAACGCCACCTTGCCCTATACGCTGGAGCTGGCCAACAAGGGCTGGCGCCAGGCCCTGCTGGACAACGCCCATCTGCGCAACGGCCTCAACATCTGCCGCGGCCGCGTCACCTATCAGGCGGTTGCGCAAGACCTGGGCTATGCCTACGTCGATCCCATGGAAGCCATCAAGGCCGCCAGCTGA
- a CDS encoding cupin domain-containing protein gives MDVGARLRMVRTKFGLSQRELAKRAGVTNGTISLIEQNRVSPSVSSLKKVLEGLPITLAEFFTFDAEPSQPRVFYQADELPNLGNEDINLMLVGTAHDKRDIAILRERYLPGADTGPDMLVHEGQEGGVIIRGSIEVTVGNESRVLGPGDAYYFDSKLPHRFRNVGDDICEMVSASSPPTF, from the coding sequence ATGGACGTCGGCGCGCGATTGAGAATGGTCAGGACCAAATTCGGCCTGTCGCAGCGAGAGCTGGCCAAGCGGGCCGGCGTCACCAACGGCACCATTTCGCTGATCGAGCAGAACCGCGTCAGCCCCTCCGTCAGTTCGCTGAAAAAAGTGTTGGAAGGGCTGCCGATCACGCTGGCCGAGTTTTTCACTTTCGACGCCGAACCCAGCCAGCCGCGCGTGTTCTACCAGGCCGACGAGCTGCCCAACCTCGGCAACGAGGACATCAATCTGATGTTGGTGGGCACCGCGCACGACAAGCGCGACATCGCCATCCTGCGCGAGCGCTACCTGCCCGGCGCCGACACCGGCCCGGACATGCTGGTGCACGAAGGCCAGGAAGGCGGCGTCATCATCCGCGGCAGCATAGAGGTGACCGTGGGCAATGAGAGCCGCGTGCTGGGGCCGGGCGACGCCTATTACTTCGACAGCAAGCTGCCGCACCGTTTCCGCAATGTCGGCGACGACATCTGCGAGATGGTCAGCGCCAGTTCGCCGCCCACTTTCTAA
- a CDS encoding VOC family protein has protein sequence MQLAYAIIYVPDVPASLRFFESAFGFQRKFLHESEAYGELDTGETTLSFAQHELAASNLPDGHVRASESAQPLGMEIGLVTDDVAAAHARALAHGATELAAPKQKPWGQIVSYLRAPDGALIEICSPVSV, from the coding sequence TTGCAGCTGGCCTACGCCATCATTTATGTGCCGGACGTGCCGGCATCGCTTCGCTTCTTTGAATCCGCCTTCGGCTTCCAGCGGAAGTTCCTGCATGAATCCGAAGCCTACGGCGAACTGGACACCGGAGAAACCACGCTGTCCTTCGCCCAGCATGAGCTGGCCGCAAGCAATCTGCCAGACGGCCATGTCCGCGCCAGCGAGTCCGCCCAGCCGCTGGGCATGGAAATCGGCCTGGTCACGGACGACGTCGCCGCGGCGCATGCCCGGGCGCTGGCGCACGGCGCCACCGAGCTGGCGGCGCCCAAGCAGAAGCCCTGGGGCCAGATCGTGTCCTATCTGCGCGCGCCGGATGGCGCGCTGATCGAAATCTGCAGTCCCGTGTCAGTCTGA
- a CDS encoding aldehyde dehydrogenase: protein MSRSHAEWKQLAAELKIEGRAFVDGAYRDAADGKRFDCVNPATGAKLADIAHCGEAEVEAAVKAARRAFDSGAWSGLAPRQRGAILKRFAALMREHAEELALLETLDVGKPIGDTTSVDVPGAAYCVEWFAEAIDKIGGEVAPVDPKLVGLVTREPVGVVAAIVPWNFPILMASWKFGPALAAGNAVIVKPSEKSPLSAIRVAALAKQAGMPDGVFQVLPGGGEVGKLLALHMDVDCVAFTGSTGVGKLIAGYAAQSNLKRTWLELGGKSPNIVLADCPDIERAARAAAGAIFYNMGEMCTAGSRVLVQHSIKERFLEAFKKAAAGYYPGDPLDPATAMGAIVDDIQYRKVLGYIDKGLSEGAQLLLGGKAVHTGQGLFIEPTAFDCPRADLAICREEIFGPVLSIITFDDVEDAIRIANDTEYGLGAGVWTADVSTAHRVSRRLRAGTVWVNCYDEGGDMNFPFGGYKQSGNGRDKSLHALEKYTELKSTLIKL from the coding sequence ATGTCCCGCAGTCACGCAGAATGGAAACAGCTTGCCGCCGAACTGAAAATTGAAGGGCGCGCCTTTGTCGACGGCGCCTACCGCGACGCCGCCGACGGCAAGCGCTTCGATTGCGTCAATCCCGCCACCGGCGCCAAGCTGGCCGACATCGCCCATTGCGGCGAGGCCGAGGTGGAGGCGGCGGTCAAGGCCGCGCGCCGCGCCTTCGACTCCGGCGCCTGGTCCGGCTTGGCGCCGCGCCAGCGCGGCGCCATCCTGAAACGCTTCGCCGCGCTGATGCGCGAGCATGCGGAGGAGCTGGCGCTGCTGGAGACGCTGGATGTCGGCAAACCCATCGGCGACACCACTTCGGTGGACGTCCCGGGCGCCGCCTACTGCGTGGAATGGTTCGCCGAGGCGATAGACAAGATAGGCGGCGAAGTGGCCCCGGTGGACCCCAAGCTGGTGGGACTGGTCACGCGCGAACCGGTGGGCGTGGTGGCCGCCATCGTCCCATGGAACTTCCCCATCTTGATGGCCAGCTGGAAATTCGGCCCGGCGCTGGCCGCCGGCAATGCCGTCATCGTCAAGCCGTCGGAAAAATCGCCGCTTAGCGCCATCCGCGTCGCCGCGCTGGCCAAACAAGCCGGCATGCCGGACGGCGTGTTCCAGGTGCTGCCCGGCGGCGGCGAAGTCGGCAAGCTGCTGGCCCTGCACATGGACGTGGACTGCGTCGCCTTCACCGGCTCCACCGGCGTGGGCAAACTGATCGCCGGCTACGCCGCGCAATCCAACCTGAAGCGGACCTGGCTGGAGCTGGGCGGTAAATCGCCCAACATCGTCCTGGCGGACTGCCCGGACATCGAACGCGCCGCGCGCGCCGCCGCCGGCGCCATTTTCTACAATATGGGCGAAATGTGCACCGCCGGCTCGCGCGTGCTGGTGCAGCACAGCATCAAGGAACGCTTCCTTGAAGCGTTCAAAAAAGCCGCCGCCGGCTACTACCCCGGCGATCCGCTGGACCCCGCCACCGCCATGGGCGCCATCGTCGACGACATTCAATACCGCAAGGTGCTGGGCTATATCGACAAGGGCCTGAGCGAGGGCGCGCAACTGCTGCTGGGCGGCAAGGCCGTGCATACGGGCCAGGGCCTGTTCATCGAACCCACCGCCTTTGACTGCCCGCGCGCCGATCTGGCCATCTGCCGCGAGGAAATCTTCGGCCCGGTGCTGTCCATCATCACCTTCGACGATGTGGAAGACGCCATCCGCATCGCCAACGACACGGAGTACGGCCTGGGCGCCGGCGTCTGGACTGCCGATGTCAGCACCGCGCATCGGGTGTCGCGCCGCCTGCGCGCCGGCACCGTATGGGTGAACTGCTACGACGAAGGCGGCGACATGAACTTCCCCTTCGGCGGCTACAAGCAGTCAGGCAACGGCCGCGACAAATCGCTGCACGCGCTGGAAAAATACACCGAACTGAAGAGCACCTTGATCAAGCTGTAA
- a CDS encoding MarR family winged helix-turn-helix transcriptional regulator has product MIKSFSEALPAPGEGKRGEDGHIGYLLRQAAAAHHLRMERALADLAITPPQFSVLTMLAAYPGHSNADLARLAMLTPQTVSVIVANLKKAGLVEATPHARHGRIVHLQLSGRGAELLEESKRRVSVLEKNMLEQLSGEDELAIRRWLARLAAGQA; this is encoded by the coding sequence ATGATCAAGTCATTCAGCGAAGCGCTGCCGGCACCCGGAGAGGGCAAGCGCGGTGAGGACGGGCATATCGGCTATCTGTTGCGGCAGGCCGCGGCCGCTCATCATCTGCGCATGGAGCGCGCCCTGGCCGACCTGGCCATTACGCCGCCGCAGTTTTCGGTGCTGACCATGTTGGCGGCGTATCCCGGCCACTCCAATGCCGACCTGGCGCGGCTGGCCATGCTGACGCCGCAGACGGTCAGCGTGATCGTGGCCAATCTGAAGAAGGCCGGGCTGGTGGAAGCTACGCCGCATGCCAGGCATGGCCGCATCGTGCATCTGCAATTGAGCGGACGGGGGGCCGAGTTGCTCGAAGAAAGCAAGCGGCGGGTGAGCGTGCTGGAGAAAAACATGCTCGAACAGCTGTCGGGAGAGGACGAGCTAGCCATCCGCCGCTGGCTGGCGAGGCTGGCGGCCGGCCAGGCATGA
- a CDS encoding GNAT family N-acetyltransferase has product MNLEIREIDTTEAVCACFPLMRQFRPHLASAEELAARWHSQCEQGYRLLGLYREQALLALAGWRIMENLVHGRHMYVDDLVTDENYRGQGLGETLLNHLKRLAPQHGCARLLLDTPMSNTLGHRFYYRQGLVATAFRFMQILEETRT; this is encoded by the coding sequence ATGAATCTGGAAATCCGCGAAATCGACACAACCGAGGCCGTATGCGCCTGCTTTCCGCTCATGCGGCAATTCCGCCCCCATCTCGCCAGCGCGGAGGAGCTGGCCGCGCGCTGGCACAGCCAATGCGAACAAGGCTACCGCCTGCTCGGCCTGTATCGGGAGCAGGCCCTGCTTGCCCTCGCCGGCTGGCGGATCATGGAAAACCTGGTGCATGGCCGCCATATGTACGTGGACGATCTGGTCACCGATGAAAACTATCGGGGCCAGGGCCTGGGCGAGACCCTGCTGAACCATCTGAAGCGACTGGCGCCGCAGCACGGCTGCGCCCGCCTGCTGTTGGACACCCCCATGTCCAATACGCTGGGCCACCGCTTCTACTACCGGCAAGGACTGGTGGCCACCGCTTTCCGCTTTATGCAGATTCTCGAGGAAACCCGGACATGA
- a CDS encoding FMN-dependent NADH-azoreductase — protein MSDILHISASPNGIHSYSRRIGDALALRLAAASAGRVAERDLSEMRSASINQAFVEASLSPADPRGPEQMAALALSEQLIGELERCTCLILSTPMHNFTVPASLKTWLDLVLRPGRTFRGGPDGKTGLLADRPVCLIVSSGGPLPSQPDWQADFLTPYLRYALACMGLRDVSVLYQENLRRGDEAWRRAQQEAAQWLDRQTARLTQARVC, from the coding sequence ATGAGCGACATCCTTCACATCAGCGCCAGCCCCAACGGCATCCATTCCTACAGCCGCCGCATAGGCGATGCGCTGGCGCTGCGCCTGGCCGCAGCCAGCGCGGGCCGCGTGGCGGAAAGAGACTTGAGCGAAATGCGTTCCGCCTCGATAAACCAGGCCTTTGTCGAAGCCAGCCTGAGTCCCGCGGACCCGCGCGGGCCAGAACAGATGGCCGCCTTGGCGCTATCGGAGCAGCTGATAGGCGAACTGGAACGTTGCACCTGCCTGATCCTGTCCACCCCCATGCACAACTTCACGGTGCCGGCGTCGCTGAAAACCTGGCTCGACTTGGTGCTGCGCCCTGGACGCACCTTCCGCGGCGGGCCAGATGGCAAGACCGGCCTGCTGGCGGACCGTCCGGTTTGTCTAATCGTGTCGAGCGGCGGGCCGCTGCCATCGCAACCGGATTGGCAGGCTGACTTCCTGACGCCTTATCTGCGTTACGCCCTCGCCTGCATGGGCTTGCGCGATGTTTCCGTCCTCTATCAGGAGAATCTGCGCCGCGGCGACGAGGCCTGGCGGCGCGCGCAGCAGGAAGCCGCGCAATGGCTGGATCGGCAAACCGCTCGGCTGACCCAGGCCAGGGTCTGTTGA
- a CDS encoding substrate-binding periplasmic protein, which produces MLVLASICHAFARRLLPGLLALGLLAFPAAHASANSACPNGPIRVGFYKFGAAYRDGKGYDVDIVRELAKRLRCPIADEVELPRIRALKMLETGQIDIGTSTLATPDRLRYAWIYPYNHTKNMVLLHASIKARTLADLQNDPALHWGKVRGYRHSPQQDQLLAQMDAQHRLSVADDEDDLYRMLDDGIITAAFAHPSSYGRWLRDPLVAKRITVLDLFPNSETLASGIALSKARFSQAAAERWHQEVLNMYKDGSLLDILRRYLSEGAARQMMQQPLD; this is translated from the coding sequence ATGCTTGTCCTTGCCTCGATCTGCCATGCTTTTGCCCGTCGCCTGCTGCCAGGCTTGCTTGCGCTTGGCTTGCTGGCATTTCCCGCCGCCCACGCTTCCGCCAACTCCGCCTGCCCCAACGGCCCCATTCGGGTCGGCTTCTATAAATTCGGCGCCGCTTATCGAGACGGCAAGGGCTACGACGTGGACATCGTGCGCGAACTGGCCAAGCGCCTGCGCTGCCCGATAGCCGACGAGGTGGAGCTGCCCCGGATACGGGCCTTGAAAATGCTGGAAACCGGCCAGATCGACATCGGCACCTCCACCCTCGCCACGCCGGACCGCCTCCGCTATGCCTGGATCTATCCTTACAACCACACCAAGAACATGGTGCTGCTGCACGCCTCCATCAAGGCGCGCACGCTGGCGGACCTGCAGAACGACCCCGCCCTGCATTGGGGCAAAGTGCGCGGTTATCGCCACAGCCCGCAACAGGATCAACTACTGGCCCAGATGGACGCGCAACACCGGCTGTCGGTGGCGGATGACGAGGATGATCTGTACCGCATGCTGGACGACGGCATCATCACCGCCGCATTCGCGCATCCGTCCAGCTACGGCCGCTGGCTGCGCGATCCCTTGGTTGCCAAGCGCATCACGGTGCTGGACCTGTTTCCCAACAGCGAGACCCTGGCCAGCGGCATCGCGCTGAGCAAGGCGCGCTTCAGCCAAGCGGCGGCAGAGCGCTGGCATCAGGAAGTGCTGAACATGTATAAGGACGGCAGCCTACTGGACATCCTGCGGCGCTACCTCAGCGAGGGCGCCGCCAGGCAAATGATGCAGCAGCCGTTGGATTGA
- a CDS encoding substrate-binding periplasmic protein produces MAILAALSCAGAAQAAANPACPNGGLTIAYYEFGVAYHRGAGYDVDLVHALAQRLGCAIRDEQGYPRIRALKLLESGQADIGTSTLITPERQRLLWLLPYNRSKNLVLVNHDARADTLDALLKTPGLRWGVIRGYRHSPEEDALLSALERERKLVIASNEDDLYKMVCNGVVTAVFGHPISFDPWLQRHRAQQRVTVHDFFPDSEIISGGIALSKARFDARAAALWQEALRQMYRDGALRALMLRYLTEPSVDQVLKPPLE; encoded by the coding sequence TTGGCAATCTTGGCGGCCCTGTCATGCGCCGGCGCCGCGCAGGCCGCGGCCAACCCCGCCTGTCCCAACGGCGGGCTGACCATCGCCTATTACGAATTCGGCGTGGCTTACCATCGCGGCGCCGGCTACGACGTGGACCTTGTCCATGCGCTCGCGCAGCGTCTGGGCTGCGCCATTCGCGACGAACAGGGCTACCCGCGGATACGGGCGCTGAAGCTGCTGGAATCCGGACAGGCGGATATCGGCACCTCCACGCTGATCACGCCGGAGCGACAGCGCCTTCTCTGGCTGCTGCCATACAATCGCAGCAAGAATCTGGTGCTGGTGAACCATGATGCGCGCGCGGACACGCTGGACGCCTTGCTGAAAACGCCGGGCCTGCGCTGGGGCGTGATACGCGGCTACCGCCATAGCCCGGAAGAGGATGCCTTGCTGAGCGCGCTGGAGCGCGAGCGTAAATTAGTGATCGCCAGCAATGAAGACGACTTGTACAAAATGGTGTGCAACGGCGTCGTCACCGCCGTCTTCGGCCATCCCATCAGCTTCGATCCCTGGCTGCAGCGCCATCGCGCCCAGCAGCGCGTGACCGTGCATGATTTCTTTCCGGACAGCGAGATCATCAGCGGCGGCATCGCGCTGAGCAAGGCGCGTTTCGACGCCAGGGCCGCCGCCTTGTGGCAGGAGGCGCTGCGCCAGATGTACCGCGATGGCGCCTTGCGCGCGCTGATGCTGCGCTACCTGACCGAACCCAGCGTCGATCAGGTGCTCAAGCCGCCGCTGGAATAA